Part of the Pseudomonadota bacterium genome is shown below.
CAAAAATAATTCATATATCATTAAAGTAATAAGATCTCTGTTATGAAGTTAAAATTGAATAAGAATATCACATCACTTGTCTATAAGTGATTTGCTTTTAGAGAGAAAATTTTTTTAAATTAACAGTGGAGACAGAAAATGAATTATGCAGGATTTTGGCGACGTGTTGGAGCAGGTATCATTGATAATGTTATTTTACATATCATGACAGGAATTGTTCTTTCTTTTTGTGGTATTTCCCTTATGGATACAATTGATACAAGTAATCTCCCTCTCTTGGGAATCAATAGTAATATAAATAATAATACTTTTGTGGATGGCGTCCGGGATACAGGAAATTTTTTGCAAATAACGCTCTCTGTTGAGTTTGTTTTTTTGTGGCTCTATTATGCTTTTTTTCAATCCTCAAAATATCAAGCAACACCTGGCATGATGGTTTTATCGATGCGAATTGTAACATATGCGGGTGAAAAAAT
Proteins encoded:
- a CDS encoding RDD family protein; the protein is MNYAGFWRRVGAGIIDNVILHIMTGIVLSFCGISLMDTIDTSNLPLLGINSNINNNTFVDGVRDTGNFLQITLSVEFVFLWLYYAFFQSSKYQATPGMMVLSMRIVTYAGEKISFWRASGRFLATYLSWMIAGIGFLMIAFTPRKQGLHDYIAKTLVIKS